The region CGTCATCCTTCCGGATGCCGGGGAACGGTACCTGTCCACCGTCCTGTTCGAGGGGATCGGGGAGTGATCTTCCTTTTTGCTCGGGGAAAAAATGGATCAGGAGAAGCATTCGGAAGAATCTGCAAATGCTTCTCCTGATCCGGACAGATTGGAATTACTTCTTCATTGATTTCTCGAAAACGGCGTCCGCCTTCTTTGATTTTTCCTCAGCGGCTTTTGCCCTTTCCTCAGCGATCTTCGCCCGTTCTTCGGCGCGCGCTGCGGCCTCGGCTGCCTTCACCGCAGCCGCCTTGGCATCCTGCGATTCCTTTATCGCCTGATCGGCTTTCATATTGATCTGCTGTCCGTCGGCCTGTACTTTCTCAAGGTCGCCTTTCGTTGCGCAACCCACCATAGTAGCGAGAACAAACAGAATGGAAATCACCCAGAGACTCTTCTTCATCCTTGATATCACCTCCTTTCTATCTAGATTCTTTATATTGTGGCAGGAAAATACGGCTCTATAAGCACTTTGTTTATGCGCTTATTAAAGTTGAGGGGAGTCTAAAATATTTCGACCGTAATTACAAACATAAAAAGGGGACTGACTAGCCCCCTGCGGGCGGTTCGATCAATAAACCTTCAATTTCCAAGTCGATTTTTAAACGTTTGACGACATTATCAGCTTCGTTTACATCTTTGAAAGGTCCGGTGATCACCCGGTAGCGCTTGCCCCTGGGCAGCACCCTTGCCGGGATTGGCGGTCCCTGGTGGTTGATCATGGCGGCAATCCTCTCCGCATCCATCCTGTCGCTCAGGTCAGCAGCCAGAACATACCACGCATCCATTTTCAGCGCCGGTATTTCCGGTTTGCCATATAATCTGTCCGGGTGCCGGACTTCTATGGCCTCTGCGGCTCCTTTCCCTCTTCCTTTCCCTTGACTGGCCACGGATATGGGGATGGGAATCCCTTTGGACTCGTCCAGAACTTCCTCGACTTTTCTCCAGTCAAACTTGCGGGACGATTGCTTTTCCAGATTTCTCAATTTTGCATAGATCGTCTTTAACTCCGCAGCGTCAGAGCCATCCGCGGGACGATGAACTTCCAGGTAAATGGCGCCGTTGCGTTGACCGATGAGATAGGGCTGGTAAAGGATGCTAACAGGGGTATTGACCGGAGTGTCCTCGTAGAGCTTCTTAACGGCTTCCGGATAGAGTCGAATGCAGCCATTGGTTGCATTGAGGCCGATGCTGGCCGGTTTGTTCGTTCCATGGATCAGGTAAGTCGGCTCATTCAGGTAGAGAGCGTATTCTCCCAGGGGATTATCAGGCCCCGGCGGAACTATGGCGGGCAGAGGGTCCCCTTTTTTCCGGTGAGCCTCTGCAATGGAGGCGGGTACATGCC is a window of Syntrophus gentianae DNA encoding:
- a CDS encoding Lpp/OprI family alanine-zipper lipoprotein; translated protein: MKKSLWVISILFVLATMVGCATKGDLEKVQADGQQINMKADQAIKESQDAKAAAVKAAEAAARAEERAKIAEERAKAAEEKSKKADAVFEKSMKK
- a CDS encoding L,D-transpeptidase family protein; translated protein: MYRIIDLSLLHNFLRLIVLLILVIFFQGCAARRTLDVKPPPLPTSRPAEKIERTEFSVAKGEDIIGRLAFVRLKKGDTLPDIARHFGLGINEISAANPGVDLWVPEAGERIVLPLSFILPDGPRRGIVINLAAMRLFQFKENNKSLSVSTYPVGIGSAEKPTPRGQMYISRKMFRPTWHVPASIAEAHRKKGDPLPAIVPPGPDNPLGEYALYLNEPTYLIHGTNKPASIGLNATNGCIRLYPEAVKKLYEDTPVNTPVSILYQPYLIGQRNGAIYLEVHRPADGSDAAELKTIYAKLRNLEKQSSRKFDWRKVEEVLDESKGIPIPISVASQGKGRGKGAAEAIEVRHPDRLYGKPEIPALKMDAWYVLAADLSDRMDAERIAAMINHQGPPIPARVLPRGKRYRVITGPFKDVNEADNVVKRLKIDLEIEGLLIEPPAGG